From a region of the Spelaeicoccus albus genome:
- a CDS encoding phosphatase PAP2 family protein, giving the protein MHTNRNTTGSTSREGRIERVSYYTGSTARVGTSTAEIRLREGVSRAHRVGVAIGLVVLALVCGGLMLAVYWAFVRTYSGQVVDVSAWRGAFLGRPMVSMLLSWLKDIFPILFGIIIVGAIITVLVVTLRRRRIELLLAAAVLVGGSLGTTELLKHVVLPRPDFGIDGMTFNSLPSGHTTAAASIAVAVVLVVPPVLRVAAALVGGLFAVLIGIGTLAVGWHRPSDVIAGYIVVAGWTALVTAFSQLRQPVVRDRGKAVRCRNGIPTNVLAWMLLVAAFVAGGIAVIMLGETHLRADPLNSQDSLLMAYGGGVAGSASAAAATFALALALAPVAGRSPTLED; this is encoded by the coding sequence ATGCACACCAATAGGAACACCACCGGCAGCACAAGCAGAGAAGGGCGGATCGAACGCGTGTCGTACTACACCGGCTCTACCGCCAGGGTCGGCACATCGACTGCGGAAATTCGTCTGCGTGAAGGCGTTTCTCGTGCCCACCGTGTCGGCGTGGCCATCGGACTCGTCGTCCTGGCGCTCGTGTGCGGCGGACTGATGCTTGCCGTGTACTGGGCGTTCGTGCGCACCTACTCGGGGCAAGTCGTCGACGTGTCGGCGTGGCGCGGCGCATTCCTGGGCCGGCCGATGGTGTCCATGTTGTTGTCATGGCTCAAGGACATCTTCCCGATCCTGTTCGGCATCATCATCGTCGGCGCGATCATCACGGTGCTTGTTGTGACGCTCCGTCGACGCAGGATCGAATTACTGCTTGCCGCCGCCGTGCTCGTCGGCGGATCGCTCGGCACCACGGAACTGCTCAAACACGTCGTCCTGCCTCGGCCCGATTTCGGGATCGACGGCATGACCTTCAACAGTCTGCCGTCGGGACACACGACTGCCGCCGCATCGATCGCCGTCGCCGTCGTGCTGGTCGTGCCGCCCGTGCTGCGCGTGGCCGCCGCATTGGTTGGCGGCCTGTTCGCCGTACTGATCGGCATCGGCACGCTTGCCGTCGGGTGGCACCGGCCGTCGGACGTCATTGCCGGATACATAGTCGTTGCCGGGTGGACAGCGCTCGTGACGGCATTCAGCCAGCTGCGCCAACCCGTCGTGCGTGACCGGGGCAAAGCCGTGCGCTGTCGGAACGGAATCCCGACCAACGTACTTGCCTGGATGCTCCTTGTCGCAGCATTCGTGGCCGGCGGAATCGCCGTTATCATGCTGGGTGAGACGCACTTGCGCGCCGATCCGCTCAATTCGCAGGACTCATTGCTGATGGCGTACGGTGGCGGCGTCGCCGGAAGTGCAAGCGCAGCGGCCGCTACCTTTGCTCTAGCATTAGCACTGGCGCCGGTCGCTGGGAGATCCCCGACGCTTGAAGATTAG
- the topA gene encoding type I DNA topoisomerase gives MSPTEAATPRRLVIVESPAKARKIAGYLGDGYDVEASVGHIRDLPQPSELPADMKKGPYGKFAVDVNDGFEPYYRVYPDKKKKVTELKKLLKDADELLLATDNDREGEAIAWHLLQVLSPKVPVKRMVFGEITKDAITRALENTRDLDTSLVDAQETRRILDRLYGYEVSPVLWRKVGPGLSAGRVQSVGVRLVVERERERMAFRSAAYWDLTASVTPTTDHQPFTARLVAVDGDKVATGRDFDDRGALKSPAKATALDEATVRSLAGALETAPVGTLGVKSLETKPYKRRPAAPFTTSTLQQEAGRKLRLSARATMSTAQSLYENGYITYMRTDSPQLSGQAINAARRQASELYGGEFVPEKPRVYQGKDKNAQEAHEAIRPAGDQFQTPAQVAGKLHGNEFRLYDLIWKRTVASQMADARGSTASARLSALLDIEGNRRSVELAASGTVITFRGFLAAYEEGRDAARYEDGDKDSESRLPELTEGQKLDVLVVNPDGHETSPPPRYTEASLVKALEELGIGRPSTYASTISTIQDRGYVRNRGNALVPSWVAFSVIRLLEEHFARFVNYRFTAEMEDDLDTIADGRSDRANWLHDFYFGRDGSETFGLKEVVDSLGDIDARALNSIEIADGITLRVGRYGPYLELAGEDGAARRVSVPDELSPDELTADKARELVEKQADGDRELGTDPETGRTIVSKSGRFGPYVTEVIPDDDAAASKPDGAAKTSAAQTGAKSGAKSGTKKTAKKEKPRTASLFKSMDPATVTLDQALKLLSQPRVVGTDPESGDPITAQNGRYGPYLKKGTDSRSLTEEEQIFDITLDEALKIYAEPKRRGRQAAAPLRELGTDPASEKPVVVKDGRFGPYVTDGETNATLRKADSVDDVTLERAAELLAEKRAKAPAKKKPAAKKKPAAKKKSATKK, from the coding sequence GTGTCCCCTACGGAAGCTGCTACGCCACGTCGACTCGTCATCGTCGAGTCGCCGGCCAAAGCCCGCAAGATCGCGGGCTACCTTGGCGACGGCTATGACGTGGAGGCCTCCGTTGGCCATATTCGTGACCTTCCGCAGCCGTCCGAGCTGCCGGCGGACATGAAAAAAGGCCCGTACGGGAAGTTCGCCGTCGACGTCAACGACGGATTCGAGCCGTACTATCGGGTCTATCCGGACAAAAAGAAGAAGGTCACCGAGCTCAAAAAGCTCTTGAAGGACGCCGACGAGCTCCTGCTGGCCACCGATAACGACCGCGAGGGCGAGGCCATCGCCTGGCATCTGCTCCAGGTATTGTCCCCGAAGGTCCCGGTCAAGCGGATGGTCTTCGGCGAAATCACCAAGGACGCGATCACCCGCGCGCTGGAGAACACACGCGACCTGGACACGTCACTTGTCGATGCGCAAGAGACCCGCCGGATCTTGGACCGGTTGTACGGCTACGAAGTGTCCCCGGTGCTTTGGCGCAAGGTCGGGCCGGGCCTGTCGGCCGGACGTGTCCAGTCGGTCGGCGTCCGGCTCGTCGTCGAACGCGAACGCGAACGAATGGCATTCCGGTCGGCGGCGTACTGGGATCTGACCGCCAGCGTCACGCCGACCACCGACCATCAGCCCTTTACGGCCAGGCTCGTCGCCGTGGACGGCGACAAGGTCGCCACCGGCCGGGATTTCGACGACCGTGGCGCACTGAAGTCCCCGGCGAAGGCCACGGCGTTAGACGAAGCGACGGTGCGCTCGCTGGCCGGCGCGCTCGAAACCGCCCCCGTCGGCACGCTCGGCGTGAAATCGCTGGAAACGAAACCGTACAAGCGGCGTCCGGCGGCGCCGTTCACGACGTCCACGCTCCAGCAGGAGGCCGGACGCAAACTCCGGTTGTCGGCGCGTGCCACGATGAGCACTGCCCAGTCGCTGTACGAAAACGGCTACATCACCTATATGCGTACCGACTCGCCGCAGTTGTCCGGACAAGCCATCAACGCGGCGCGGCGGCAGGCCTCCGAGTTGTACGGCGGCGAATTCGTGCCGGAAAAGCCGCGCGTGTATCAAGGCAAGGACAAGAACGCGCAGGAAGCGCACGAGGCCATTCGCCCAGCCGGCGACCAATTTCAAACGCCGGCGCAGGTCGCCGGCAAACTGCACGGCAACGAGTTCCGGCTCTACGACCTGATCTGGAAGCGCACAGTGGCGTCGCAGATGGCCGACGCCCGCGGATCGACCGCTTCGGCGCGTCTGTCGGCGCTGCTCGATATCGAAGGCAATCGCCGGTCGGTCGAGCTTGCGGCGTCCGGCACGGTGATCACGTTCCGCGGATTCCTGGCCGCGTACGAGGAGGGCCGTGATGCGGCCCGGTACGAGGACGGCGACAAGGACAGTGAATCGCGGCTGCCCGAGCTGACCGAGGGGCAAAAGCTCGACGTCCTCGTGGTGAACCCGGACGGTCACGAAACGTCGCCGCCGCCGCGGTACACGGAAGCAAGCTTGGTGAAGGCACTCGAGGAATTGGGAATCGGCCGCCCGTCGACGTACGCGTCGACGATCTCCACCATTCAAGACCGCGGCTACGTGCGGAATCGCGGCAATGCGCTAGTGCCCAGCTGGGTGGCGTTCTCGGTCATCCGGCTTCTCGAAGAGCACTTCGCCCGCTTCGTCAACTACCGGTTCACCGCCGAGATGGAAGACGACCTGGACACCATCGCGGACGGCCGCTCGGATCGCGCCAATTGGCTGCACGACTTTTACTTCGGCCGCGACGGCTCCGAGACGTTCGGATTGAAAGAGGTAGTCGATTCGCTCGGCGATATCGACGCTCGCGCATTGAACTCGATCGAGATCGCCGACGGCATCACGTTGCGGGTCGGCAGGTACGGGCCGTATCTGGAACTGGCCGGTGAGGACGGCGCGGCGCGCCGCGTCTCGGTCCCCGACGAGTTGTCGCCCGATGAGTTAACCGCCGACAAGGCCCGCGAACTCGTGGAAAAGCAAGCGGACGGCGACCGTGAACTCGGCACCGACCCGGAAACCGGTCGCACCATCGTGTCGAAATCCGGACGTTTCGGACCGTACGTGACCGAGGTGATTCCGGATGACGATGCTGCGGCTTCAAAGCCGGACGGCGCGGCAAAGACATCGGCAGCTCAAACGGGTGCCAAGTCGGGTGCTAAGTCGGGCACGAAGAAGACGGCCAAGAAGGAAAAGCCGCGCACGGCGTCCTTGTTCAAATCGATGGATCCGGCCACTGTCACTCTGGACCAGGCGTTGAAGCTCTTGTCGCAGCCGCGCGTGGTCGGCACCGATCCGGAGAGCGGCGACCCCATCACCGCGCAAAACGGCAGATACGGCCCGTATTTGAAGAAGGGCACCGATTCACGGTCGTTGACCGAAGAAGAGCAGATCTTCGACATCACGCTCGATGAAGCGCTCAAGATTTATGCCGAACCGAAGCGGCGCGGCCGGCAGGCCGCCGCACCGTTGCGCGAGCTGGGCACCGACCCGGCAAGCGAGAAGCCGGTCGTCGTCAAAGACGGCCGATTCGGACCGTATGTGACGGACGGGGAGACGAACGCCACGCTGCGGAAGGCCGACAGCGTCGACGACGTCACGCTTGAGCGAGCCGCCGAGCTGCTTGCCGAAAAGCGGGCAAAGGCTCCGGCCAAAAAGAAGCCGGCAGCGAAAAAGAAGCCGGCCGCCAAGAAGAAGTCGGCAACCAAGAAGTAG
- a CDS encoding type II secretion system F family protein has product MMGLLGIGAAVCAAVLLVPWTARRRLRRLLGPSRRDESAAAEALAPAAAGASADGKSVEPALVLDLVAVALEGGLDPRSAITAASRSLGRRIDPAGDIDEAVNSIESAAGPGADEIATELRAALSFSAATGAPTAELLRSRADDLRRRQMRRAEEAAGRLGVRIVLPLGTCILPAFIALGVMPVVLSLVEQFAGIY; this is encoded by the coding sequence ATGATGGGACTGCTGGGAATCGGGGCGGCCGTTTGCGCGGCGGTATTGCTGGTGCCGTGGACGGCACGGCGCCGATTGCGCCGGCTGCTCGGGCCGTCCCGCCGGGACGAATCCGCGGCAGCGGAGGCGCTCGCGCCGGCAGCGGCCGGGGCGAGCGCCGACGGGAAGTCTGTCGAACCGGCGCTTGTCCTCGACCTCGTGGCAGTCGCCTTGGAAGGCGGACTCGACCCGCGCTCGGCGATCACGGCGGCAAGCCGCAGCCTCGGCCGGAGAATCGACCCGGCGGGCGATATCGACGAGGCGGTCAATTCGATCGAGAGCGCCGCGGGTCCGGGAGCGGACGAGATCGCGACCGAACTCCGTGCGGCACTGTCCTTCAGCGCGGCGACGGGGGCGCCGACTGCGGAATTGCTTCGCAGCCGCGCCGACGACTTGCGGCGCCGGCAAATGCGCCGTGCCGAGGAAGCGGCCGGCCGGCTCGGCGTCCGGATCGTGTTGCCGCTGGGAACCTGCATCCTTCCGGCGTTCATAGCATTGGGCGTGATGCCGGTCGTGCTGTCGCTCGTCGAGCAGTTCGCCGGCATCTATTGA
- a CDS encoding DEAD/DEAH box helicase: protein MEGVSAIFDVISGAPGRRERILHVESVPARQARFAHWPDWVDPLVRRAYQRQGVDEPYRHQVEAAELARAGSDVVLATGTASGKSIGYLLPALTAVREGRHAPDGRGATVLYISPTKALAADQLASVESLAVEGIRASTYDGDTALEPREWIRRHANYVLTNPDLLHRSLLPGHPRWSSFLKSLSYVVIDECHGYRGLFGSHMAAIMRRLLRIAEYYGANPTVIAASATMADAGHSIARLIGRPVAAVTADASPRSAGSFVLWEPPQLPGTGELGAPARRSTIAETGDLLADLVAGGIRTIAFIRSRRGVEAIAASARRLLGDVDDSLPSRVAAYRGGYLPEERRTLEQALRRGKLLAVASTNALELGVDISGLDAVVIAGWPGTRASLWQQAGRAGRAGDDWLAVLVARDDPLDTFLVHHPDAIFGAPVESSVFDVDNSYVLAGHLCAAAAELPVTDDEATAFSAKAPDVLERLGELGMLRRRPAGWFWTKRENASELTDIRGSGGRQVRVVESGTGRLLGTTDEPSAHAALHSGAVYLHQGVTFIVDELDLAEQVALVRRDDPDYTTTARTVSEIGIDEQSWARPWPSGVTVCFGSVQVTEQVVSYMRRQLVTNLVLSEEPLDLPEQLLPTKAVWWTLPPSVLEEAGVSKAELPGAVHAAEHAAIGLLPLFATCDRLDIGGVSTAMHADTGTATIFVHDGHPGGSGFVERGAETAAAWLRATAEAIDKCECADGCPSCVQSPKCGNGNEPLDKHAALRLLRAMVAGLPD from the coding sequence ATGGAAGGCGTGTCCGCTATTTTCGACGTGATCTCAGGCGCTCCCGGCCGCCGGGAGCGCATCCTGCATGTCGAATCGGTGCCGGCCAGGCAGGCCCGGTTCGCGCACTGGCCGGACTGGGTCGATCCGCTTGTCCGCCGGGCCTATCAGCGGCAAGGGGTCGATGAGCCGTACCGCCACCAGGTGGAGGCGGCCGAGTTGGCGCGGGCCGGCTCCGACGTGGTGCTGGCCACCGGGACGGCGTCGGGCAAGTCGATCGGTTACCTGCTTCCGGCGTTGACGGCGGTGCGCGAAGGCCGGCACGCTCCGGACGGGCGCGGCGCCACTGTGCTCTACATCAGCCCGACCAAGGCATTGGCGGCCGACCAGTTGGCGTCCGTCGAATCGCTGGCGGTCGAAGGGATCCGCGCTTCAACCTATGACGGCGACACGGCGCTCGAACCACGAGAATGGATCCGCCGCCACGCGAACTACGTGCTGACGAACCCCGATCTGTTGCATCGGTCGTTATTGCCGGGCCATCCGCGCTGGTCGTCGTTCTTGAAGTCGCTGTCGTACGTGGTGATCGACGAGTGCCACGGCTATCGGGGCTTGTTCGGATCGCATATGGCGGCCATCATGCGCAGGCTGCTTCGCATTGCCGAATACTACGGCGCCAACCCGACGGTCATTGCAGCGTCGGCCACCATGGCGGACGCCGGGCACAGCATCGCTCGGCTCATCGGCCGCCCGGTCGCGGCCGTGACGGCGGACGCGTCCCCGCGCTCGGCGGGGTCGTTCGTGCTGTGGGAGCCGCCGCAACTGCCCGGTACCGGCGAACTCGGGGCGCCGGCCCGCCGGTCGACGATCGCCGAGACCGGTGACCTGCTGGCCGACCTGGTTGCCGGCGGAATCCGTACTATCGCGTTCATCCGGTCGCGCCGCGGTGTCGAGGCCATCGCCGCGAGCGCACGACGTCTCTTGGGCGACGTCGACGATTCGTTGCCGTCCCGGGTGGCCGCATACCGGGGCGGTTATCTCCCTGAAGAACGGCGCACGCTCGAGCAGGCCCTGCGTCGCGGCAAGCTGCTGGCGGTGGCCAGTACGAACGCGCTTGAGCTCGGCGTCGACATCTCCGGGCTGGATGCGGTGGTGATCGCCGGTTGGCCGGGCACCCGGGCCTCCTTGTGGCAGCAGGCCGGGCGTGCCGGCCGGGCCGGCGATGATTGGCTGGCCGTGCTCGTGGCGCGGGATGATCCGCTCGACACCTTCCTGGTGCATCATCCGGACGCAATATTCGGCGCTCCCGTCGAATCGTCGGTTTTCGACGTCGACAATTCGTACGTGCTCGCCGGACACTTGTGCGCGGCGGCGGCAGAGCTGCCCGTGACCGACGACGAGGCGACGGCTTTTTCCGCCAAGGCCCCGGACGTCCTGGAGCGGCTCGGAGAGCTGGGCATGCTCAGGCGGCGTCCGGCAGGCTGGTTTTGGACGAAGCGCGAAAACGCATCGGAGTTGACGGATATTCGCGGATCGGGCGGCCGCCAGGTCCGGGTCGTCGAGTCGGGAACCGGACGGCTGCTGGGCACCACCGACGAGCCGAGCGCGCATGCGGCTTTGCATTCCGGCGCCGTCTACTTACATCAGGGCGTCACGTTCATCGTCGATGAACTCGACCTGGCCGAACAGGTCGCGCTTGTGCGCCGGGACGATCCGGATTACACGACGACGGCCCGCACCGTCAGCGAGATCGGCATCGACGAGCAGAGCTGGGCGCGGCCGTGGCCGAGCGGTGTCACGGTGTGTTTTGGCTCGGTACAGGTCACCGAGCAAGTCGTGTCGTACATGCGCCGGCAGCTAGTCACGAATCTGGTGTTGTCCGAAGAGCCGCTCGACCTTCCGGAGCAGTTGCTGCCGACCAAGGCGGTGTGGTGGACGCTGCCGCCGTCGGTGCTGGAGGAAGCCGGGGTGTCGAAGGCGGAGCTGCCCGGCGCCGTGCACGCCGCGGAACATGCGGCAATTGGCCTGCTGCCGTTGTTCGCCACCTGCGACCGCCTGGATATCGGCGGCGTCTCCACCGCCATGCACGCCGATACCGGCACGGCCACCATCTTCGTGCACGACGGGCACCCGGGCGGGTCCGGATTCGTCGAGCGCGGCGCCGAGACGGCCGCCGCATGGCTGCGTGCCACGGCCGAGGCGATCGACAAATGCGAATGCGCGGACGGGTGCCCGTCGTGTGTGCAGTCGCCCAAGTGCGGCAACGGCAACGAGCCGCTCGACAAGCATGCGGCGCTGCGGCTCTTGCGCGCTATGGTGGCCGGTCTCCCCGACTGA
- a CDS encoding DUF4244 domain-containing protein translates to MSTKTMPAEYELDKAGGPSGTGPDGTGPDELEPADAGMATAEYAIATLAACGFAALLVVILRSDDVRGLLMGIIQHALSLGS, encoded by the coding sequence ATGTCGACAAAAACAATGCCCGCGGAATACGAACTCGACAAAGCCGGCGGCCCGAGCGGTACCGGCCCGGACGGTACCGGGCCGGACGAGCTCGAGCCTGCGGATGCCGGAATGGCCACTGCGGAATATGCGATCGCCACACTTGCTGCATGCGGCTTTGCGGCGCTGCTCGTCGTGATCTTGCGCAGCGACGACGTCCGCGGGCTCTTGATGGGCATCATCCAGCATGCGCTGTCGCTGGGAAGCTGA
- a CDS encoding lipoate--protein ligase family protein: MTLPPLAVREVPTPRSAAAALGGGKDLLDAAREGRIDATLRIYRPHPTVAFGQRDRFLDGFDDARVAAREHGFTPLLRPVGGRAAAFHRGSLVFDHIEPTSQPIARTQDRFAEFAELYRRALASLGVDARTGEIPGEYCAGEHSVNGAGTVKLVGTAQRIVSNAWLFSSVVVVADSAPIRSVLIDVYTALGLEWAPSTAGAVEDLVPGIGIEDVKDAVLAEFARTRRLTR, encoded by the coding sequence ATGACCCTGCCCCCACTTGCCGTCCGCGAGGTACCGACTCCGCGGTCGGCCGCCGCGGCTCTCGGCGGCGGCAAGGACCTGCTGGATGCGGCCCGCGAGGGACGGATCGACGCGACCTTGCGGATCTACCGACCTCATCCGACTGTGGCGTTCGGGCAGCGCGACAGGTTTCTCGACGGTTTCGACGACGCGCGGGTTGCCGCACGCGAGCACGGATTCACTCCCCTGTTGCGGCCCGTGGGCGGACGTGCTGCCGCATTCCACCGCGGCTCGCTCGTCTTCGACCACATCGAGCCGACGTCGCAGCCCATTGCTCGCACGCAGGATCGTTTTGCCGAATTCGCCGAATTGTACCGACGGGCTCTCGCATCGCTCGGCGTCGATGCGCGCACGGGCGAGATACCGGGTGAATACTGTGCCGGCGAACACAGCGTCAACGGGGCCGGCACGGTCAAGCTGGTCGGCACCGCGCAACGCATCGTGTCGAACGCATGGCTGTTCTCCTCGGTCGTCGTGGTCGCCGATTCGGCCCCGATCCGAAGTGTGCTCATCGACGTATATACGGCGCTGGGGCTGGAATGGGCGCCGTCCACGGCCGGCGCCGTCGAGGATCTGGTGCCCGGCATTGGCATCGAGGACGTCAAGGACGCCGTACTCGCCGAGTTTGCGCGCACCCGCCGGCTCACCCGCTGA
- a CDS encoding TadE family type IV pilus minor pilin has product MACRNDPDDSGTATAELAVLMPSIIWLLAIVLAAGAAGLGELKAIDGAQAAARQLARGESPHRAEQVAHTVAGDRAAVTIHRRGNWVTVGVKAGGPDIVRTVLSVIPAATATARVENAAGP; this is encoded by the coding sequence ATGGCATGCCGGAACGACCCGGACGATTCCGGGACGGCGACGGCGGAGCTGGCCGTGCTGATGCCGTCGATCATTTGGCTGCTGGCCATCGTCCTGGCTGCCGGGGCGGCCGGCCTGGGCGAGTTGAAGGCGATCGACGGCGCGCAGGCAGCGGCGCGGCAACTGGCCCGCGGAGAATCGCCGCACCGCGCCGAACAGGTCGCGCACACGGTTGCCGGAGACCGGGCTGCCGTGACTATTCACCGGCGCGGCAACTGGGTGACCGTCGGGGTCAAGGCCGGCGGCCCGGACATCGTCAGGACGGTGTTGTCGGTCATCCCGGCCGCCACGGCGACCGCCAGAGTGGAAAACGCGGCGGGGCCGTGA
- a CDS encoding DUF7059 domain-containing protein: protein MEANSIDALAADLRAARYTVDALNDLCGESAGRALARGFPLPARQALDGDDSPAAVLARLFVLGEPVRRDLVDRSLPRAGADGAARLGLVSIAGRSTDDEVCAALDLRPYAASDGHGPVDWWIASDLGESVRSGPLGEDHVLGVGGAGLTLAGLTVRREVGNVLDLGTGCGIQALHASRHAGRVVAADVSRRALRLAGLNAGLNAAATAGRSNIDVVHSDLYSELGPERFDLIVSNPPFVITPRGADVPAYDYRDGGLVGDELVERVVRGAAEHLQPGGIAQLLGNWEYSDGADGLDRVAAWIDGTGLDAWVIEREAQDPCEYAETWIRDGAVKPGTGEFDRLYAAWLADFARRRVDAVGFGYILLRRPGPGTRPLRRFERLGTPLPETAALGTHIEQCLRAHDGLLDDVRTAILVRADDVTEERHYWPGSADPTAVLLRQGGGFARSTQVDTATAGFVGACDGELSVGALIEALASILGVAASELSESIVPMVRKFVDDGILGIESGSESR, encoded by the coding sequence GTGGAAGCGAATTCAATCGACGCTCTCGCGGCAGATCTGCGAGCCGCCCGATACACAGTCGATGCCTTGAATGATTTGTGCGGCGAGTCGGCGGGTCGGGCACTGGCACGCGGATTTCCGCTGCCGGCTCGTCAAGCCCTGGACGGCGACGACTCGCCGGCCGCAGTGCTGGCCCGGCTCTTCGTGCTGGGCGAACCGGTTCGGCGCGACCTGGTCGATCGCAGCCTGCCCCGCGCGGGTGCCGACGGCGCCGCACGACTCGGGCTCGTGTCGATCGCCGGACGCTCGACCGACGACGAAGTATGCGCGGCACTCGATCTGCGCCCGTACGCGGCGTCCGACGGTCACGGTCCGGTCGACTGGTGGATCGCCTCCGATTTGGGCGAGTCGGTGCGCAGCGGACCGCTGGGCGAGGACCATGTGCTCGGCGTCGGGGGAGCCGGGCTGACGCTGGCCGGGCTCACGGTCCGCCGAGAAGTCGGCAACGTGCTCGACCTCGGCACCGGATGCGGAATCCAGGCGCTGCACGCCTCGAGGCATGCCGGCCGGGTAGTCGCCGCCGACGTCTCGCGCCGGGCACTGCGCCTCGCCGGCCTGAACGCCGGTTTGAACGCCGCGGCGACGGCCGGCCGGTCGAACATCGACGTGGTCCACAGCGACTTGTATTCGGAGCTAGGTCCCGAGAGGTTCGACCTCATCGTGAGCAACCCGCCGTTCGTCATCACGCCGCGCGGGGCCGACGTGCCGGCCTACGACTACCGCGACGGCGGGCTCGTCGGCGACGAACTCGTCGAACGCGTCGTGCGCGGCGCCGCCGAGCATTTGCAGCCGGGCGGCATTGCGCAACTGCTCGGCAATTGGGAGTACTCCGACGGTGCCGACGGACTCGACAGAGTCGCGGCCTGGATCGACGGCACCGGGCTCGACGCCTGGGTGATCGAACGCGAAGCGCAGGATCCGTGCGAATACGCCGAAACCTGGATCCGCGACGGTGCCGTCAAGCCGGGCACCGGCGAATTCGACAGGTTGTACGCGGCCTGGCTCGCCGACTTCGCCCGTCGCCGGGTGGACGCCGTCGGCTTCGGGTACATCCTGCTGCGCCGGCCCGGCCCCGGCACCCGGCCGCTGCGGCGATTCGAGCGGCTCGGGACGCCGTTGCCGGAGACCGCGGCGCTCGGCACGCACATCGAGCAATGCCTGCGCGCGCACGACGGCCTGCTGGACGACGTCCGTACTGCGATCTTGGTGCGCGCGGACGACGTCACCGAAGAACGGCACTACTGGCCGGGCTCGGCCGACCCGACGGCCGTCTTGCTGCGGCAAGGCGGGGGATTCGCGCGATCGACCCAGGTCGATACGGCGACTGCCGGGTTCGTTGGCGCATGCGACGGCGAATTGAGCGTGGGGGCGCTGATTGAGGCACTTGCATCCATCCTGGGCGTCGCTGCGAGCGAACTCTCAGAATCCATCGTGCCAATGGTCAGGAAATTCGTCGATGATGGAATCTTGGGTATTGAATCGGGATCAGAGTCGCGATAG
- a CDS encoding type II secretion system F family protein has product MTVLLIGVFTAAAAWLLRPRGADLLRRYVRPRGRTDGRTTRGRIGRRRTSARAADRRGGREPVAVADLMDELSSMLRAGAASGDVFAQLAAVHADDEQTEFTRAVAGRVDLGDTVSQAIRASMSVLAENDRRAATGLAAGWQLAAECGVPLAGCIGRYAESVRSDADARRAREAAMAGPRSTVTVLTWLPIGGVGLGILLGARPLAAFTGSAAGWVCLLAGVGLLLVGRRWMAILLARAGRSGGKA; this is encoded by the coding sequence ATGACGGTGTTGCTCATCGGAGTATTCACGGCTGCCGCGGCATGGTTGCTGCGCCCGCGGGGCGCCGATCTGTTGCGCCGGTACGTCCGCCCACGCGGACGGACAGACGGGCGGACGACGCGCGGACGGATTGGGCGGCGCCGCACGTCAGCACGTGCAGCGGACAGACGCGGCGGTCGAGAGCCGGTCGCGGTGGCCGATCTCATGGACGAGTTGTCCAGCATGCTCCGGGCCGGTGCGGCGTCTGGCGACGTGTTCGCGCAGCTTGCTGCCGTACATGCCGACGATGAACAGACGGAATTCACCCGGGCCGTGGCCGGACGGGTGGACTTGGGAGACACCGTGTCGCAGGCCATCCGCGCGTCGATGTCGGTGCTGGCCGAGAACGACAGGCGTGCCGCCACCGGACTGGCCGCGGGGTGGCAGCTGGCCGCCGAATGCGGCGTGCCATTGGCCGGGTGCATCGGCAGATACGCCGAATCCGTCCGCTCGGACGCGGACGCGCGGCGGGCGCGCGAAGCCGCGATGGCCGGACCCCGGTCGACTGTGACGGTATTGACGTGGCTCCCGATCGGCGGAGTGGGCTTGGGCATACTGCTGGGAGCGCGGCCGCTGGCGGCGTTCACCGGCTCGGCGGCCGGCTGGGTGTGTCTGCTGGCCGGCGTCGGATTGTTGCTGGTGGGCAGGCGGTGGATGGCGATCTTGCTGGCCCGGGCCGGTCGGTCCGGAGGGAAGGCATGA